In the Kaistella sp. 97-N-M2 genome, one interval contains:
- a CDS encoding anthranilate synthase component I family protein — MNFSEIIQIKTTVKSTLSDLFTPVGIYLRLRDQFRDTILLESAGNQNTENNFSFIAVNAIAGIEIKNYAEAEIKFPLESPQKINIEKEKLTDLLQNFSATFQCEEPNLEIGKTAQGFFGYTSFDAIPFFENIKFKELSPENKIPLLRYRLYQYVIAINHHNDEMFLIENKIKGLKSEMITLENIIQQKNAPVFPFEKVAEERSNLTDAEYRNLVDVAKKHCFRGDVFQLVLSRRFEQKFKGDEFNVYRALRNINPSPYLFYFDYGDYKLMGSSPESQLIIKDGKAIIHPIAGTFKRTGNLEEDLKSAEELKADAKENAEHTMLVDLARNDLSICGQKTTVSKLKEIQFFSHVIHMVSEVTADVSTDQNPYEMIATTFPQGTLSGAPKYKALELIDAYEKTSRGYYGGCIGFVGFDGSCNLAIMIRTFLSKNNTLYSQAGAGIVAKSSVENELQEVNHKLGALKKAILKAEKIS; from the coding sequence ATGAATTTCTCCGAAATAATTCAAATAAAAACCACCGTAAAATCGACTTTAAGCGATTTGTTTACTCCCGTCGGGATTTACCTGCGTTTACGCGATCAGTTCCGCGATACCATTCTCCTCGAAAGTGCCGGAAACCAGAACACCGAAAATAACTTTTCTTTCATCGCTGTAAACGCGATTGCCGGCATCGAAATTAAAAACTACGCGGAAGCCGAAATTAAATTTCCTTTAGAAAGTCCCCAAAAGATCAATATTGAAAAGGAAAAACTGACAGATCTTCTTCAAAATTTTTCTGCAACTTTCCAGTGCGAAGAACCTAATTTAGAAATTGGCAAAACCGCGCAGGGATTTTTCGGATACACGTCTTTTGATGCCATCCCTTTTTTCGAAAATATTAAATTCAAGGAGCTTTCTCCGGAAAATAAAATTCCGCTCCTGCGCTACCGGCTTTATCAATATGTCATCGCCATCAACCACCACAACGACGAAATGTTCCTCATCGAAAATAAGATCAAAGGTTTAAAATCGGAGATGATCACCTTAGAAAATATCATTCAGCAAAAAAATGCGCCTGTTTTTCCTTTCGAAAAAGTGGCGGAGGAACGCTCCAATTTAACCGACGCGGAATACAGAAATCTCGTCGATGTCGCGAAGAAACACTGTTTCCGCGGCGATGTTTTCCAGCTAGTTTTAAGCCGACGTTTTGAGCAGAAATTTAAAGGCGACGAATTCAATGTTTACCGCGCTTTACGAAACATTAATCCTTCACCCTATCTCTTTTATTTCGATTACGGAGATTATAAATTAATGGGTTCCAGCCCCGAAAGTCAGCTTATTATTAAAGACGGAAAAGCCATTATTCATCCCATCGCCGGAACTTTTAAACGCACCGGAAACCTCGAAGAAGATTTAAAATCTGCGGAGGAACTGAAAGCTGATGCGAAGGAAAATGCCGAACATACAATGCTGGTCGATTTAGCGCGCAACGATTTAAGTATTTGCGGACAAAAAACAACGGTTTCGAAATTGAAGGAAATTCAGTTCTTTTCGCACGTCATTCACATGGTTTCGGAGGTAACGGCCGATGTTTCGACCGATCAAAATCCTTACGAAATGATTGCGACCACCTTTCCGCAGGGCACTTTAAGCGGCGCTCCCAAGTACAAAGCGCTGGAACTGATCGATGCTTACGAAAAAACTTCGCGCGGTTATTACGGCGGCTGCATCGGTTTTGTGGGTTTCGACGGATCCTGCAATCTGGCCATCATGATCCGCACTTTCCTATCGAAAAATAATACGCTCTATTCTCAGGCCGGCGCCGGAATTGTGGCAAAATCGTCCGTCGAAAACGAACTGCAGGAAGTCAATCACAAACTTGGCGCCCTGAAAAAAGCAATTTTAAAAGCGGAAAAAATCAGTTAG